One genomic segment of Oncorhynchus masou masou isolate Uvic2021 chromosome 16, UVic_Omas_1.1, whole genome shotgun sequence includes these proteins:
- the srsf5b gene encoding serine and arginine rich splicing factor 5b isoform X1 has translation MSGCRIFVGRLNPSAREKDVERFFKGYGRIRDIDLKRGFGFVEFDDPRDAEDAVYELDGKELCNERVTIEHARVRLRGGRGRGGDRGGGGGGGRFPDRYGRGSQDSRRTNQPSGPPADRNPPPMRTENRLIVENLSSRVSWQDLKDFMRQAGEVTFADAHRPKLNEGVVEFASYSDLKNALEKLSGKEINGRKIKLIEAAKKRGSRSRSRSESSSRSRSRNRSPSRSRTPRRSRSHSPKARSPKRDYKRSRSRSHSGSPAPRAAAPGSPPPRAKETSSSSSKRPSKPSKSASPHSPPPAQRAPSRSPSRSRGSRSPSTDSRH, from the exons ATGAGTGGCTGCCGCATATTTGTCGGCCGGTTGAACCCGTCCGCCAGAGAGAAGGACGTGGAGAGATTCTTCAAAGGATACGGCCGCATCCGAGACATCGACCTCAAGAGGGGCTTTGGTTTTGTg GAGTTTGATGATCCTAGGGATGCTGAGGATGCCGTTTATGAGTTGGACGGCAAGGAGCTCTGCAATGAGAG ggtgaccATTGAGCATGCTCGTGTGCGCCTGCGTGGTGGGCGAGGACGTGGTggtgacagagggggaggaggaggaggaggccgcTTCCCAGATCGCTATGGCCGTGGCTCCCAGGATAGTCGGAG GACAAACCAACCAAGTGGACCACCGGCAGA TAGGAACCCCCCACCGATGCGTACGGAGAACCGTCTCATCGTGGAGAACCTGTCATCTCGCGTCAGCTGGCAG GACCTGAAGGATTTCATGAGACAGGCTGGGGAAGTTACGTTTGCAGACGCCCATCGCCCCAAGCTCAACGAAGG GGTGGTTGAGTTCGCTTCTTACAGCGACCTGAAAAACGCCCTTGAGAAGCTGTCTGGCAAGGAGATCAATGGAAGGAAAATCAAGCTGATCGAGGCAGCTAAGAAGAG ggGTTCCAGGAGTCGTTCCCGCTCTGAGAGCTCTTCTCGCTCCCGTTCCCGCAACCGCTCCCCGTCCCGCTCCAGGACCCCTCGTCGTTCCAGGTCCCACTCCCCCAAAGCCCGCTCCCCCAAGAGGGACTACAAACGCTCTCGTTCTCGTTCCCACAGCGGCTCTCCAGCGCCCCGTGCTGCCGCCCCTGGCTCCCCACCCCCGAGGGCCAAAgagacctcttcctcctcctctaaacgGCCCTCTAAGCCCAGCAAGTCTGcctccccccactcccctccccctgcACAGCGGGCACCTTCCAGGTCTCCTTCCAGGTCTCGTGGCTCTCGCTCTCCGTCTACGGACAGCCGCCACTGA
- the srsf5b gene encoding serine and arginine rich splicing factor 5b isoform X2 has protein sequence MSGCRIFVGRLNPSAREKDVERFFKGYGRIRDIDLKRGFGFVEFDDPRDAEDAVYELDGKELCNERVTIEHARVRLRGGRGRGGDRGGGGGGGRFPDRYGRGSQDSRSRNPPPMRTENRLIVENLSSRVSWQDLKDFMRQAGEVTFADAHRPKLNEGVVEFASYSDLKNALEKLSGKEINGRKIKLIEAAKKRGSRSRSRSESSSRSRSRNRSPSRSRTPRRSRSHSPKARSPKRDYKRSRSRSHSGSPAPRAAAPGSPPPRAKETSSSSSKRPSKPSKSASPHSPPPAQRAPSRSPSRSRGSRSPSTDSRH, from the exons ATGAGTGGCTGCCGCATATTTGTCGGCCGGTTGAACCCGTCCGCCAGAGAGAAGGACGTGGAGAGATTCTTCAAAGGATACGGCCGCATCCGAGACATCGACCTCAAGAGGGGCTTTGGTTTTGTg GAGTTTGATGATCCTAGGGATGCTGAGGATGCCGTTTATGAGTTGGACGGCAAGGAGCTCTGCAATGAGAG ggtgaccATTGAGCATGCTCGTGTGCGCCTGCGTGGTGGGCGAGGACGTGGTggtgacagagggggaggaggaggaggaggccgcTTCCCAGATCGCTATGGCCGTGGCTCCCAGGATAGTCGGAG TAGGAACCCCCCACCGATGCGTACGGAGAACCGTCTCATCGTGGAGAACCTGTCATCTCGCGTCAGCTGGCAG GACCTGAAGGATTTCATGAGACAGGCTGGGGAAGTTACGTTTGCAGACGCCCATCGCCCCAAGCTCAACGAAGG GGTGGTTGAGTTCGCTTCTTACAGCGACCTGAAAAACGCCCTTGAGAAGCTGTCTGGCAAGGAGATCAATGGAAGGAAAATCAAGCTGATCGAGGCAGCTAAGAAGAG ggGTTCCAGGAGTCGTTCCCGCTCTGAGAGCTCTTCTCGCTCCCGTTCCCGCAACCGCTCCCCGTCCCGCTCCAGGACCCCTCGTCGTTCCAGGTCCCACTCCCCCAAAGCCCGCTCCCCCAAGAGGGACTACAAACGCTCTCGTTCTCGTTCCCACAGCGGCTCTCCAGCGCCCCGTGCTGCCGCCCCTGGCTCCCCACCCCCGAGGGCCAAAgagacctcttcctcctcctctaaacgGCCCTCTAAGCCCAGCAAGTCTGcctccccccactcccctccccctgcACAGCGGGCACCTTCCAGGTCTCCTTCCAGGTCTCGTGGCTCTCGCTCTCCGTCTACGGACAGCCGCCACTGA
- the srsf5b gene encoding serine and arginine rich splicing factor 5b isoform X3 has translation MSGCRIFVGRLNPSAREKDVERFFKGYGRIRDIDLKRGFGFVEFDDPRDAEDAVYELDGKELCNERVTIEHARVRLRGGRGRGGDRGGGGGGGRFPDRYGRGSQDSRRNPPPMRTENRLIVENLSSRVSWQDLKDFMRQAGEVTFADAHRPKLNEGVVEFASYSDLKNALEKLSGKEINGRKIKLIEAAKKRGSRSRSRSESSSRSRSRNRSPSRSRTPRRSRSHSPKARSPKRDYKRSRSRSHSGSPAPRAAAPGSPPPRAKETSSSSSKRPSKPSKSASPHSPPPAQRAPSRSPSRSRGSRSPSTDSRH, from the exons ATGAGTGGCTGCCGCATATTTGTCGGCCGGTTGAACCCGTCCGCCAGAGAGAAGGACGTGGAGAGATTCTTCAAAGGATACGGCCGCATCCGAGACATCGACCTCAAGAGGGGCTTTGGTTTTGTg GAGTTTGATGATCCTAGGGATGCTGAGGATGCCGTTTATGAGTTGGACGGCAAGGAGCTCTGCAATGAGAG ggtgaccATTGAGCATGCTCGTGTGCGCCTGCGTGGTGGGCGAGGACGTGGTggtgacagagggggaggaggaggaggaggccgcTTCCCAGATCGCTATGGCCGTGGCTCCCAGGATAGTCGGAG GAACCCCCCACCGATGCGTACGGAGAACCGTCTCATCGTGGAGAACCTGTCATCTCGCGTCAGCTGGCAG GACCTGAAGGATTTCATGAGACAGGCTGGGGAAGTTACGTTTGCAGACGCCCATCGCCCCAAGCTCAACGAAGG GGTGGTTGAGTTCGCTTCTTACAGCGACCTGAAAAACGCCCTTGAGAAGCTGTCTGGCAAGGAGATCAATGGAAGGAAAATCAAGCTGATCGAGGCAGCTAAGAAGAG ggGTTCCAGGAGTCGTTCCCGCTCTGAGAGCTCTTCTCGCTCCCGTTCCCGCAACCGCTCCCCGTCCCGCTCCAGGACCCCTCGTCGTTCCAGGTCCCACTCCCCCAAAGCCCGCTCCCCCAAGAGGGACTACAAACGCTCTCGTTCTCGTTCCCACAGCGGCTCTCCAGCGCCCCGTGCTGCCGCCCCTGGCTCCCCACCCCCGAGGGCCAAAgagacctcttcctcctcctctaaacgGCCCTCTAAGCCCAGCAAGTCTGcctccccccactcccctccccctgcACAGCGGGCACCTTCCAGGTCTCCTTCCAGGTCTCGTGGCTCTCGCTCTCCGTCTACGGACAGCCGCCACTGA
- the LOC135557942 gene encoding hepatic sodium/bile acid cotransporter-like, giving the protein MGDTIDTAMGVFSYQYLASNDSLLFNITPTHFPPLPPIIDMAISFTTIVILFVTMVSLGCNMEVSKIKTHILKPKGVAIAVVAQFGVMPLTAFSLAKVLQLGPMEAVAVLICGCCPGGNISNILALALKGDVNLSIVMTTCSTFLALGMMPLLLYLYCQGFSNLESAVPYVGITLTLVMTLFPCGIGILINYYRPQYSKTITKIGLSLLLISMVVIGLLASVTRGRMNVMQIVLSPQLMATAALMPLIGYTLGYVLSYLFRVNRSGQRTIAMETGCQNIQLCSAILKVAFPPDVIGPLYLFPIVYIGFQVGEALLLIVLFWVHQRFFKTTKKEKRVYEAVKLEEAGQPSDVAI; this is encoded by the exons ATGGGAGATACCATTGACACCGCCATGGGGGTGTTCTCTTATCAGTACCTGGCGTCCAATGACAGTTTACTTTTCAACATCACACCAACCCACTTCCCCCCCCTGCCACCCATAATAGACATGGCCATCAGCTTCACCACCATAGTAATCCTCTTCGTTACCATGGTTTCACTGGGCTGTAACATGGAGGTGTCCAAGATCAAG ACCCACATCCTGAAACCTAAAGGAGTAGCCATCGCAGTGGTGGCACAGTTCGGAGTAATGCCCCTCACTGccttctcattggctaag GTGTTACAGCTGGGGCCGATGGAGGCTGTAGCGGTGTTGATCTGTGGATGCTGTCCAGGGGGAAACATCTCCAATATACTGGCCCTGGCACTGAAGGGAGATGTGAACCTCAG TATTGTGATGACTACCTGCTCTACATTCCTAGCCCTGGGTATGATGCCACTGCTCCTCTACCTATACTGCCAGGGCTTCTCCAACCTGGAGAGTGCTGTCCCCTATGTTGGCATCACTCTGACCCTGGTCATGACTCTGTTCCCTTGCGGCATCGGCATCCTCATCAACTACTACAGGCCGCAGTACTCCAAGACCATTACCAAG ATCGGTCTGTCCCTCCTGTTAATATCCATGGTAGTGATCGGCCTATTGGCCAGCGTGACCAGAGGAAGAATGAATGTGATGCAGATCGTCCTGTCCCCTCAACTAATGGCCACTGCTGCCCTCATGCCCCTCATTGGTTACACTTTAGGATACGTCCTTTCATACCTGTTCAGAGTCAACAGATC GGGGCAGAGGACCATCGCCATGGAGACGGGATGTCAGAACATCCAGCTGTGTTCCGCCATTCTGAAGGTGGCGTTCCCTCCCGACGTGATTGGTCCGCTCTACCTCTTCCCTATAGTCTACATAGGGTTCCAAGTGGGAGAGGCCTTACTGCTCATCGTCCTCTTCTGGGTTCACCAGAGGTTCTTTAAAACAACAAAGAAAG aGAAGCGGGTGTACGAGGCAGTGAAGTTAGAGGAAGCAGGCCAGCCCAGCGATGTGGCCATTTGA